The nucleotide sequence ATCTAAGCATTATTATTTGTTTTGACTTGTTATCTAAACTTTTTATAATTTGTTTAAGCACTATTTTATCTATAACGTCTGAATCTTCAGAATATGGGTCACTTAATTTATCTATTAAAAGAACAGGAGACCCATCATCTTGATGAACAACGTCATATAAGTACTGCATACTAGTAGTAGATTCTGTAGCCATTATTATTTCCTCTTTATCTATTCCTGAAAACTTAGATAACTCATCTATTGTAGGCTCTCTATTTAATTCTTTGACTAACTTTTCTCTATCATAGTGAAGTTGTCTTGCCGTACTTTTTACACTTCTACTAACTTTTATTATTCCGTCATCTCTCAAAAATCTTTTTATCTCCCCCATAATCATAGGAACAGCATAGGTAGAGAATTTAACTTTATAGTCAGAATTAAAATTATTAACAGCCTTTACGAGTCCCATACAACCTATTTGAAAAATATCGTCATATTCATAACCCCTATTTAAAAATTTTCTACTTATTGCTGATACTAGCGGAAGATTATTCTCAATAATTTTGTTTAAAGCTTCCTTATTACCTTCATGAACACTTTTTATCAATTTCTCGTTATCGTTATAATTAGGCTCTTCTTTTTTTAAAGTATTTTCTTTTCCCATAACATTAGCTTCCCCGCTGTTTCCCTCCTCATATTAATCTTCAATGAGAGCGAACTTTTTTTTCATTATTATTTTAGTTCCCTTTCCTTTTTCAGATTCAACTTTTATATTATCCATAAAGCTTTCCATAACCGTGAATCCCATACCAGATCTTTCTAAATCAGGTCTTGATGTATAAAGGGGTTCCATTGCCTTTTCTATGTTCTCTATCCCTATTCCTTCGTCCATAACCTCTATTGTCAGTTCCCTATCTTCTATCACTGCACATATTGTAACTACTCCTCCTTTATTTTCATATCCATGGATAATAGCATTTGTAACTGCTTCTGATACTGCCATTTTAACGTCATCAATTTCCTCTAAAGTGGGATCAAGCTCTGACGCAAAAGATGCTACAGTGACCCTTGCAAAACTTTCATTTTCAGATTTTGCTAAAAACTTTAGTTCCATTTTATTTTCTAACATTG is from Clostridium acetobutylicum ATCC 824 and encodes:
- the sigF gene encoding RNA polymerase sporulation sigma factor SigF, which encodes MGKENTLKKEEPNYNDNEKLIKSVHEGNKEALNKIIENNLPLVSAISRKFLNRGYEYDDIFQIGCMGLVKAVNNFNSDYKVKFSTYAVPMIMGEIKRFLRDDGIIKVSRSVKSTARQLHYDREKLVKELNREPTIDELSKFSGIDKEEIIMATESTTSMQYLYDVVHQDDGSPVLLIDKLSDPYSEDSDVIDKIVLKQIIKSLDNKSKQIIMLRYFKDKTQTQVANMLGISQVQVSRIEKRILKAIREKLTK
- the spoIIAB gene encoding anti-sigma F factor gives rise to the protein MLENKMELKFLAKSENESFARVTVASFASELDPTLEEIDDVKMAVSEAVTNAIIHGYENKGGVVTICAVIEDRELTIEVMDEGIGIENIEKAMEPLYTSRPDLERSGMGFTVMESFMDNIKVESEKGKGTKIIMKKKFALIED